A genomic window from Streptomyces sp. NBC_01429 includes:
- a CDS encoding response regulator transcription factor — protein MSGTIRVLLAEDQSMVREALAALLGLEPDIEVVAQVARGDEVVDAALAREVDVALLDIEMPGMTGIEAAAALREALPALKVVVLTTFGRPGYLRRAMESGAAAFLVKDAPAAQLADAVRRVLAGERVIDPTLAAAALAEGANPLTEREREVLRAAADGSTNAELAAALHLSQGTVRNYLSTAIQKLTARNRAEAVRIAHEKGWL, from the coding sequence ATGAGCGGCACGATCAGAGTCCTCCTCGCCGAGGACCAGTCCATGGTCCGGGAGGCACTGGCGGCGCTGCTCGGGCTCGAACCCGACATCGAGGTGGTCGCCCAGGTCGCGCGCGGCGACGAGGTGGTGGACGCGGCGCTGGCCCGTGAGGTGGATGTCGCGCTGCTCGACATCGAGATGCCCGGCATGACGGGCATCGAGGCCGCCGCCGCCCTGCGCGAGGCGCTTCCCGCGCTCAAGGTGGTCGTCCTCACCACCTTCGGGCGCCCCGGCTATCTGCGCCGCGCCATGGAGTCGGGCGCCGCCGCCTTCCTGGTGAAGGACGCCCCGGCCGCGCAGCTCGCGGACGCCGTACGGCGGGTCCTCGCCGGTGAGCGGGTCATCGACCCCACCCTGGCCGCCGCCGCGCTCGCCGAGGGCGCCAACCCGCTCACCGAGCGGGAGCGCGAGGTCCTGCGGGCGGCGGCCGACGGCTCCACCAACGCGGAGCTGGCCGCCGCGCTGCACCTCTCGCAGGGCACCGTGCGCAACTACCTCTCGACGGCGATCCAGAAGCTGACGGCCCGCAACAGGGCGGAAGCGGTACGGATCGCGCACGAGAAGGGCTGGCTGTAG